The genomic segment CCGTGCACTTGACGATCGGCTGGCCGCTGTTGGCCGCCGCCGCCGGGCTGGCGGTGATCGTCATCCTGGCCGTACTGCTTCTGTCGGCGCTCCGGCGTGCCCGGCGAGGTGTCGCCGGCACGACCTCGCCCGGCCCGTCCGGGCCGCCGGACCGGGCCGACTCGCGGTCGCCGGCCACGGCCGACCGGCCCAGCCTGCAGCAGGCGACCGGCGCGGTGCCGCCGGCGGGCGCCGAGCCGGCGCCGGCCGCGCACCCGGCACCGGCCGGCGCGCGGGCGGCCGGCAGCCCGGCGGCGGCCGGGGACGAGCCGGTACCCGCTGCCGAGCGGCGCTGGTCCGAGATCGACATGCGCGAGCTGGCCGCCGCGTCCCGGCAGCTGGCCCGGCCGGTACTGCGGGGCGTGGTGACCGGTGCCGCCGGGGAACCGCTCGCCGACGCGGTACTGACCGTCATCAACGTGCGCGGCGGGCAGGCGGGCAACGTCCGTACCGGTGCCGACGGCGGCTACCAGCTGACCATGCCGGCCGAGGGCGGGTACGTGGTGATCGCGCGCGGCGTCAACCACGAGCCGCACGCCGCCACCGTCGAGGTGCACGGCGTGCTGACCACCTGCGACATCCGGCTGGCCAGCTCGGCCGGACTCAGCGGCAGCGTCGCCGACGCGGACGGCAGCCCGGTGCCGGGCGCGACCGTGATCCTGACCAACACCGCCGGCGCGGTGGTGGCGGCGCTGCGCAGCAACGCGCACGGCGGCTACGCCGCCACCGACCTGACACCCGGGCTGTACACGGTGACCGCGACGGCCCCGGCGCGGGAACCGGTGGCGTTGCTGGTCGACGTGCCGCCGACCGGGGTGGCCCGGCAGGACGTCACGTTCGCGCCGCGCACCCTGACGCTGGCCGGAACGACCCGGCACGCCGACGGCCGACCGCTCGCGGACATCCGGGTGTCGGTTCTGGACAGCGCCGGTGCCGAGGTGGCGACCACCTTCTCCGACGCGTCCGGCCGGTACCGCTTCACCGGGCTGCGGCCGGGCCACTACACCGTCGCCGCATCCGGCTATCCGCTGGTCAGCACCCCGCTGGACGCCGTCGACCGGGTCGAGGACCACGAGATCAGACTGGGGTACGCCGGGACACCGGCGACCACCGACACCGTCGACGAGGAGTACGCGCGATGACCGGCCAGGCCCTGACGGTACGGATCGAGTCCGGTGACGGCTGGCCGGTGGCCGGCGCGATCTTCACGCTCACCGACCTGTCCGGGCAGCAGGCCGGCATCGCGGTCGCCGACGAGGACGGTGCCGCGCTGCTCGACTCGCCGCCGCCCGGCCCGTACACCGCGATCTTCACCGCGGCCGGATTCAGCCCGTCGGCGACCGCGGTGGTGGTACCGGACGGGCGGCCGGCCGAGCTGGGTGTCGTGCGGCTGGACCGGATCGCCACCGAGACCACGCTGCCCGAGCCGGGCATCTGGACCATCGACCCGGCGCACACCACGGTCGGCGTCACCGTGCAGCATGCCGGTATCTCGTCGGTGCGCGGCCGGTTCACCGAGTTCGGCGGCTCGATCATGGTCGGCTCGCCGGCCGAGTCGTCCACGGTCACCGCGACCATCCAGGCCGAGTCGGTCGACACCGCGAACAAGATGCGCGACGACCACCTGCGCTCGCCGGACTTCCTGAACGTCGCCGAGCATCCGACCATCACCTACCGCGGGGTCGGGATGGCGCCGGCCGGGCCGGACCGGTGGACCGTGCGGGGCGAGCTGACCCTGTGCGGCCAGACCCGTCCGATCCCGCTGGACCTGCGGTACCTGGGGGTGGACACGGACCCGTTCGGCGTGGTCCGCGCCGGCTTCAGCGCCACCGCGCAGCTGCGCCGGCAGGACTTCCGGATCCGGTTCGCCCAGACGCTCGCCACCGGCATCGCGATGGTCGGCAGTACCGTGCGGGTCACCCTCGACGTGGAAGCCGTCCAGGGCGACACCCTGCCGTACTGAGCGCCGCGGACGTCACGGACCGGTCCGGGAACTGCTCGGCGGCTCCCCGGTGAGCTGCCGGTACTGCCGGGCGAAGTACGCCGGGTCGGAGTAGCCGAGGGCGTGCGCGATGCGGGCGGCCGACATCGTGGTCCGGGTCAGCAGCTCGTGCGCCCGGTCGATCCGGGCCCGGATCAGGTACCGGGCCGGCGACAGCCCGGTGCGGGCGGTGAACCGGCGGGTGAACTGGGCCCGGGACAGCCGGGTACGGGCCGCGAGTTCCGGCACCGTCCAGCGCCGGCCGGGATCCTGCCGCAGGTCGCGGGCGATCTCGTCGAGGGTGGCGTCGACCGGATCGGGTGCCGGCCGGCCGGCATCCGTCCACAGCAGGCACAGCAGCTGTTCCAGGCAGAGCAGGACGCTGCGGGCGGCGTACCGGCCGGGCTGCCGGTGCGCCGCCTCGGCCCGGCCGGCCAGTGCGACCAGCAGGCCGCGGTCGTGGGTCACGGATCCGTTGTGCGGCGGGACGATCCGCGCCGGGGCCAACCGCCGGCCGGCCGCGTCGTACGCGTCGAAGTGGATGCCGAACACCAGCAGCCGGCGGCGCGGATCGTGCCGGGCCCGCGGCGCGTCACCGGGCGCGAACACCGCACAGCTGCCGGCCGTCAGCGCGCCGGTGCGGCCGTGCAGCCGCAGCGTGCCGACGCCGTCCAGCACGCACCACAGCAGGTACTCCGGCAGCGGCCGGGCGTCCCACGCCCAGTCGGCCTCGCAGCGCCAGTACGTCGGCGGAGAGACGGCGCGCAGCACCGGCGGCGGCCAGTCGAGCAGCGCCGAGTCCTGCCGCCCCTCGTCGTCGGTGTGCGTCAAAAGTGCAACTCCTCGCGTTGATCGTCCATGGCACCTGTCCGGTTCCAGCCGTGATCCTAGGCAGGACCGACGACCGCGGGGAGGCTGCGATGAGCGAATCCTTCAGCAAGGACGGATACCTGGTGGCGCGCGGGCTGTTCTCCGCGGACGAGGCGGCACGGCTGCGCGAGCACGTGATGTCCGTACGGCACCGGCACCGCGACCGGCACGACCTGGTCGGCGTGGACGCCGGTGCCCGGGACCCGCTCCGGCGGTACCCGCGGATGGCGCAGCTGCACCGGTGGGACGACACCACCCTGCGCTGGCTGCTCGACCGGCGGCTGCGCGACGCCCTGGTCGCGCTGCTCGGCGCCGAACCGTACGCGGTGCAGACGATGGTCTACTTCAAGCCCGCCGGTTCCCGCGGCCAGGCGCTGCACCAGGACAACTTCTACCTGCGCGCCGAGCCCGGTACCTGCATGGCCGCCTGGATGGCGCTGGATGTCACCGACGAGGCCAACGGCTGCATGGTGGTGGTGCCGGGCAGCCACCGGTGGCCGTTGCTGTGCACCGAAAGGGCCGACACCAGTCGCAGCTTCACCGACGTGACGGTACCGCTGGCCGGACAGCGGCCGGTGCCGGTGCCGATGCGACCGGGCGACGTGCTGTTCTTCAACGGCTCGCTGGTGCACGGCAGCTTCCCGAACACCAGCCCGGACCGGTTCCGCCGCGCCCTGATCGGCCACTACATCTCCGGCGAGGCGGAACGGGTGGCCCGGTACTACCATCCGGCGCTGCGGATGGACGGCACCGCGCTGGAGTTGGCGGTCGCCGAGGGCGGCGGCCCGTGTGGCGAGTGGACCACCGGCGCCGACGACGCCCCCGAGATCGCGATGACCGGCACCGAGTCGGTCGCCCGCAAGCACGAGTGACGGCGGCACGGGACGCGGCGCCGGCCAACCGGTGCGTGCGGTCAGGGGCCGACGAACAGGGCGGCGGCGCGCCAGTCGTGGCCGTCCAGCAGCGGGCCGGAGACCTGCACCCCGGCCGGCGCCGGCACGCCACCGACGATCGGGTACCGGGTCAGCGTCCCGGTGGCGTCCACCGTGTACCACTCCGAACCGGCCGTGAACATGCCGCGCACCCCGGCGAACGTGCCGGTCAGCTGGTGCCGGTCGGCGCCGACGGTGCCGCT from the Actinocatenispora thailandica genome contains:
- a CDS encoding phytanoyl-CoA dioxygenase family protein, yielding MSESFSKDGYLVARGLFSADEAARLREHVMSVRHRHRDRHDLVGVDAGARDPLRRYPRMAQLHRWDDTTLRWLLDRRLRDALVALLGAEPYAVQTMVYFKPAGSRGQALHQDNFYLRAEPGTCMAAWMALDVTDEANGCMVVVPGSHRWPLLCTERADTSRSFTDVTVPLAGQRPVPVPMRPGDVLFFNGSLVHGSFPNTSPDRFRRALIGHYISGEAERVARYYHPALRMDGTALELAVAEGGGPCGEWTTGADDAPEIAMTGTESVARKHE
- a CDS encoding AraC family transcriptional regulator; translation: MTHTDDEGRQDSALLDWPPPVLRAVSPPTYWRCEADWAWDARPLPEYLLWCVLDGVGTLRLHGRTGALTAGSCAVFAPGDAPRARHDPRRRLLVFGIHFDAYDAAGRRLAPARIVPPHNGSVTHDRGLLVALAGRAEAAHRQPGRYAARSVLLCLEQLLCLLWTDAGRPAPDPVDATLDEIARDLRQDPGRRWTVPELAARTRLSRAQFTRRFTARTGLSPARYLIRARIDRAHELLTRTTMSAARIAHALGYSDPAYFARQYRQLTGEPPSSSRTGP
- a CDS encoding MSCRAMM family protein translates to MAVHLTIGWPLLAAAAGLAVIVILAVLLLSALRRARRGVAGTTSPGPSGPPDRADSRSPATADRPSLQQATGAVPPAGAEPAPAAHPAPAGARAAGSPAAAGDEPVPAAERRWSEIDMRELAAASRQLARPVLRGVVTGAAGEPLADAVLTVINVRGGQAGNVRTGADGGYQLTMPAEGGYVVIARGVNHEPHAATVEVHGVLTTCDIRLASSAGLSGSVADADGSPVPGATVILTNTAGAVVAALRSNAHGGYAATDLTPGLYTVTATAPAREPVALLVDVPPTGVARQDVTFAPRTLTLAGTTRHADGRPLADIRVSVLDSAGAEVATTFSDASGRYRFTGLRPGHYTVAASGYPLVSTPLDAVDRVEDHEIRLGYAGTPATTDTVDEEYAR
- a CDS encoding YceI family protein, with the translated sequence MTGQALTVRIESGDGWPVAGAIFTLTDLSGQQAGIAVADEDGAALLDSPPPGPYTAIFTAAGFSPSATAVVVPDGRPAELGVVRLDRIATETTLPEPGIWTIDPAHTTVGVTVQHAGISSVRGRFTEFGGSIMVGSPAESSTVTATIQAESVDTANKMRDDHLRSPDFLNVAEHPTITYRGVGMAPAGPDRWTVRGELTLCGQTRPIPLDLRYLGVDTDPFGVVRAGFSATAQLRRQDFRIRFAQTLATGIAMVGSTVRVTLDVEAVQGDTLPY